From one Chanodichthys erythropterus isolate Z2021 chromosome 3, ASM2448905v1, whole genome shotgun sequence genomic stretch:
- the gadd45gip1 gene encoding large ribosomal subunit protein mL64, which yields MAASLLSRRTALFFGVSKLNSFIPAVVQQIANYNPRPLRLNIKDPYIPNKESERTPDWQKTEKYERRLFGRYGRASGTDPTKLWPSHTRLEELMAEEREWHPPIEVMLENIAAREKEKAQKRMEREKTIAANMAKMPKMIADWKKQKKEVKQKQREEKIKRDKLLAEARERFGYALDPRSLKFKEMVAEIEKEEKKKRKLLKRRKKEEEQGLPTATAESSQ from the exons ATGGCGGCCTCCTTGCTAAGCAGGAGGACAGCCTTATTCTTCGGTGTTAGTAAACTAAACTCCTTTATACCAGCTGTAGTCCAGCAGATCGCGAACTATAACCCTAGACCCCTTCGGCTGAATATAAAGGACCCTTATATACCTAACAAAGAGAGCGAGAGGACGCCCGACTGGCAGAAGACTGAGAAGTATGAACGCAGACTGTTCGGCCGCTATGGACGCGCGTCTGGAACTGACCCGACCAAACTGTGGCCCTCTCACACCCGGCTGGAGGAGCTGATGGCCGAGGAGAGAGAGTGGCACCCTCCGATCGAGGTGATGCTGGAAAACATCGCGGCCAGAGAGAAGGAGAAGGCGCAGAAGCGGATGGAGAG AGAGAAGACAATTGCTGCAAACATGGCCAAAATGCCCAAGATGATCGCAGACTGGAAAAAGCAGAAGAAGGAGGTGAAACAGAAGCAAAGAGAGGAGAAAATAAAGCGAGACAAACTGCTGGCCGAGGCAAGAGAGCGCTTTGGATACGCACTGGACCCCCGCAGCCTCAAGTTCAAAGAGATGGTTGCTGAAATAGAaaaagaggagaagaagaagaggaaactTCTGAAACGCAGGAAGAAAGAGGAAGAGCAGGGCTTGCCCACAGCAACAGCTGAATCCAGCCAATAA